The genomic DNA TACAACTTCAATATTTTCACTCATACCTTTTACACCAGGAATTAAACAACAAATTCCTCTAACAATCATTTGTATTTTTACACCTGCGTTACTGGCCTCATATAATTTATCTATCATTTTATAACTAGATATACTATTCATTTTTAGTCTTATATAAGCTGGTTTACCTTCTTTTTTATTTTTAATTTCTTTATTTATTAAATTAAAAAAAGCATTTTGCGTATAATGTGGTGATGTAATAATGTGCTTATAGCGATACATTTTATAGTTTACAGAAAAGAAATTAAAAACTTTGTTTACGTCTTTTAATATTTTTTGGTTTGATGTAAATAAAGTATAATCTGTATAAATTTTTGCAGTAGACTCGTTAAAATTCCCTGTACTTATAAAGCCATATCGTACTAATTTAGGTCCTTCTTCTCTTTCTATAACACACATTTTACTGTGCACTTTTAAACCTTGTACTCCAAATATTAATTGTATGCCTTCACGTTGCATTTGTTCTGCATATTCAATATTGGCTTGTTCATCAAAACGTGCTTGAATCTCCATTGAAACAGTAACTTTTTTACCGTTAATTGCAGCGTTAATTAGCGAGCTGGCAACATGAGAAATTTGTGCCAGCCTGTAAATTGTAATTTTTATGCTTTTTACTTGAGGGTCTAATGCTGCTTCACGTAAAAACTTTACAATGTATGCAAAGGTATGATATGGTGTGTATTGTAAATAATCTTTTTTTGAAATTGCTTTAAATATGCTGTTTTCTAATCCTAAGTTTTTAACGGGTAAAGCTGTAATTTTATCATATAACAAATCTGTTCTTCCTAAGCTTGGAAAATTCATATAATCACGACGGTTGTGATATCGACCTCCAGGTATAATACTGTCTGAAGATTCTATACTCATTTTATCCATTAAAAAATCTAGTGTATGTTTATCTATACTTTTATCGTAAACAAAACGAACCGGTTGGCCATCTTGCCTATCTTTTACACTATTACTAATTTTTTCCATAAAACTTTTACTTAAATCACTTTCTAAGTCAAGCTCTGCATCACGTGTAATTTTTATCATATGTGCCGATATAGAATTATACTCGAAAATATTGAAAATATCATCTAAACAGAAACGTAATAAATCGTCTAAAATAATAATAGACTGTTTTCCATTCTCTTCTGGAAGTTCTACAAAACGATCCATGTTTTTGGAGATTTCTATAAGCGCATATTGGTGCTCTCCATTTTCTAAACTCATATTTATTGCAAGATATGCTGCGCTATCCTTAAGATTTGGTATTGCTGCATCTTCATTTAAAATTATAGTTACTAAAGCAGGACTTACATGCTGAATGAAATAATTTTTTATAAAAGATTTTTGAGTATTACTTATTTGTTTTTCGGTGATAATAAATATGTTTTCAGATTTTAATTTTTGCTGAATATTATTTAAAATCTTTAAGCTTTCAGCTTGTTTTTTTATTACTGTTTGAGTAATAATTTCTAATAATTCTGAAGCTCTTATACCTCCTAATTGACTTTTTCCTTCTTTTCCAGCTTCGTCTATACGTTTTACTGTTGCATATCTAACTTTAAAAAATTCATCTAAATTATTAGAAAAAATCCCTAAAAAACGAAGACGTTCAATTAATGGAACGTTCTCATCTGATGCTTCCTGCAGCACTCTTTCATTAAATTGTAACCAACTTAATTCTCTATTAATATAGCTGAAATTAGAAGTTTTTTTAATCATTTAATTATAAATTTTTTAACAAATATATTATAGTTTTCTTATTTAAGGTGTTTTGGAAAAAGTATTGTTTTAGTTTCTCCTTTTTTTATGTTTTCCCATTTATCTGTAGCAAAGTGAATTTCCACAAAACCAGAAGTTGTTATGTTATCTATAGCTTTACTTCCATAGGTATTTGCTATATTGGTTAGCGCATTATTATGTCCAAAAACAAGCAGTTTATCGATAGAATTATTACAAGATTTTAAAACGTTCAATAAAGACTGACCTGAAAAATCATAAACTTCATTATTTATTAAAAAATTTACTTTTTTAAGATTTAAGTTTTCAATAAAAATTTTAGCTGTAGTTTTTGCTCGCTCTGCTCCACTACTTATAATTAAATCTGGACTTAATGAAAAGGTTTTTAAATGGTTTGATATTAAATTAGCATCATTAAATCCTCTTTTTTTTAAAGGACGATCAAAATCTCGCAAATCATATTTCCATGATGACTTTGCATGACGAACTAAATATAGAACT from Lacinutrix sp. 5H-3-7-4 includes the following:
- the ppk1 gene encoding polyphosphate kinase 1 translates to MIKKTSNFSYINRELSWLQFNERVLQEASDENVPLIERLRFLGIFSNNLDEFFKVRYATVKRIDEAGKEGKSQLGGIRASELLEIITQTVIKKQAESLKILNNIQQKLKSENIFIITEKQISNTQKSFIKNYFIQHVSPALVTIILNEDAAIPNLKDSAAYLAINMSLENGEHQYALIEISKNMDRFVELPEENGKQSIIILDDLLRFCLDDIFNIFEYNSISAHMIKITRDAELDLESDLSKSFMEKISNSVKDRQDGQPVRFVYDKSIDKHTLDFLMDKMSIESSDSIIPGGRYHNRRDYMNFPSLGRTDLLYDKITALPVKNLGLENSIFKAISKKDYLQYTPYHTFAYIVKFLREAALDPQVKSIKITIYRLAQISHVASSLINAAINGKKVTVSMEIQARFDEQANIEYAEQMQREGIQLIFGVQGLKVHSKMCVIEREEGPKLVRYGFISTGNFNESTAKIYTDYTLFTSNQKILKDVNKVFNFFSVNYKMYRYKHIITSPHYTQNAFFNLINKEIKNKKEGKPAYIRLKMNSISSYKMIDKLYEASNAGVKIQMIVRGICCLIPGVKGMSENIEVVSIIDKFLEHTRLYVFCNNNDEKVYISSADWMTRNIDNRVEVSCPIYDASIKEELIDTFNICWNDNVKARIIDAKQKNIYKRNDKEKVRAQFATYDYYKNKLNEC
- a CDS encoding histidine phosphatase family protein → MQEIPTKSNKVLYLVRHAKSSWKYDLRDFDRPLKKRGFNDANLISNHLKTFSLSPDLIISSGAERAKTTAKIFIENLNLKKVNFLINNEVYDFSGQSLLNVLKSCNNSIDKLLVFGHNNALTNIANTYGSKAIDNITTSGFVEIHFATDKWENIKKGETKTILFPKHLK